One Echinicola strongylocentroti DNA window includes the following coding sequences:
- the mtgA gene encoding monofunctional biosynthetic peptidoglycan transglycosylase, which yields MRKFWRFIGKLVLWFFMLSIGMTLVYKFVPVYITPLMVIRMIDQASDDQRKIKLKKDWVPMDKISKHMAQAVVASEDQKFMDHFGFDMEAINKALEENQSGGRIRGGSTISNQTAKNVFLWPGRNYLRKGLEAYFTLLIELLWSKERIMEVYLNIIETGDGIYGVEAAAQAFYHKPAVDLTRQEAAMIAAVLPNPLRWSPSKPTAYNYQRQSWILKNMNNLHPVGLGK from the coding sequence ATGAGAAAATTTTGGCGTTTTATTGGCAAACTTGTGCTTTGGTTCTTCATGCTTAGCATTGGGATGACCTTGGTCTACAAGTTTGTCCCTGTGTACATCACCCCACTTATGGTAATCAGGATGATAGACCAAGCCTCGGACGATCAACGAAAAATAAAACTAAAAAAAGACTGGGTTCCTATGGATAAAATATCCAAGCACATGGCACAGGCCGTGGTTGCTTCCGAAGATCAAAAATTCATGGACCATTTTGGTTTTGATATGGAAGCCATCAATAAAGCCTTAGAGGAAAACCAGTCCGGAGGACGTATTCGTGGGGGAAGCACCATCTCCAACCAAACTGCCAAAAACGTCTTTCTCTGGCCAGGAAGAAATTATCTACGCAAAGGACTGGAGGCCTATTTTACCCTGCTCATAGAACTACTTTGGTCAAAAGAACGGATCATGGAAGTATACCTCAACATCATCGAAACAGGAGATGGCATCTATGGCGTAGAAGCTGCTGCCCAGGCATTTTATCATAAACCTGCCGTAGATCTCACACGTCAGGAGGCAGCCATGATAGCTGCAGTACTCCCCAACCCATTGCGCTGGTCTCCCTCCAAGCCCACCGCATATAACTACCAACGTCAATCCTGGATCCTAAAAAACATGAACAACCTCCATCCTGTAGGCCTTGGAAAATAG
- a CDS encoding carboxypeptidase-like regulatory domain-containing protein: protein MMILPFLASAQEEKIVTGKVVDRLTKEAIPVVRISSSIERVSTNDLGEFTIKAKAGDQLIFVHLSYKPVHVVFSGGVSELEIVEMDERMLELEEFQVNEMPSEQAFKEAILNTTSDHAVQYNRLQRNTSTIMRIKDLSYYHD, encoded by the coding sequence ATGATGATTTTACCCTTTCTTGCTTCGGCACAGGAGGAAAAGATTGTTACAGGAAAAGTGGTGGACAGGTTGACAAAGGAGGCTATTCCTGTCGTGAGGATCAGTAGCTCGATAGAGCGGGTTTCTACCAATGACCTTGGTGAGTTTACCATTAAAGCTAAAGCAGGGGATCAATTGATATTCGTTCACCTCTCTTATAAACCTGTCCATGTAGTGTTTAGTGGTGGGGTTTCGGAATTAGAAATAGTAGAAATGGATGAGCGGATGTTGGAGCTGGAGGAATTTCAAGTAAACGAGATGCCCTCGGAACAGGCCTTTAAGGAAGCCATCCTGAACACTACCTCCGACCACGCCGTACAGTACAATAGGCTCCAACGTAACACCAGTACTATTATGAGGATCAAGGATCTTTCTTACTATCATGATTAG
- a CDS encoding SGNH/GDSL hydrolase family protein — protein sequence MSLTRFRLLFCLLSVSLVVFMNACHEETPNKKPVERVLVIGNSITYHPSAPEIGWNHAWGMAASKPENDFFSILANSLKSYREDIQVIRQNVYPFERHFDTLNVEKYGELKDFGADLLIVRLGENVDTQKINGVNFSESLIHFVNYLKGSPESKVVITTTFWDNPVMNEQIRWAAEKEGWGLVDITYLSKNDENMALDEYENNGVARHPSDQGMAEIARLIWKGLPL from the coding sequence ATGTCATTGACGAGGTTTCGTTTACTGTTTTGCTTATTATCCGTCTCTCTTGTGGTGTTCATGAATGCTTGTCACGAGGAGACCCCTAATAAGAAACCTGTCGAACGTGTGCTGGTCATCGGTAACAGCATCACCTACCATCCCTCAGCCCCTGAAATAGGCTGGAACCACGCATGGGGGATGGCAGCCAGTAAGCCAGAAAATGACTTCTTTAGCATATTGGCCAATTCGCTAAAATCTTACCGTGAGGACATCCAGGTTATTCGTCAAAACGTTTATCCTTTTGAGCGGCATTTTGATACATTAAATGTGGAAAAGTATGGCGAATTGAAGGATTTTGGTGCTGATCTTTTGATCGTTAGACTTGGAGAAAATGTCGACACCCAAAAAATTAATGGGGTTAACTTTTCGGAATCTTTGATCCACTTTGTGAACTACTTGAAGGGAAGTCCCGAATCCAAGGTCGTCATCACAACTACCTTTTGGGACAACCCCGTGATGAACGAGCAAATACGATGGGCTGCTGAAAAAGAAGGTTGGGGCTTGGTCGACATAACTTACCTTAGTAAAAACGATGAAAATATGGCCTTGGATGAATATGAAAATAACGGCGTTGCCCGACATCCAAGCGATCAGGGCATGGCCGAAATCGCCAGACTCATCTGGAAAGGTTTGCCATTATAA
- a CDS encoding Gfo/Idh/MocA family protein — MKKRTFLKNTAALAAASMLPGSVWSLAKGNRLRTAHIGISNMGMEDLKAISSHELVDVVALCDVDSNALAAAKAMHPNAKTYADYREMFKDMSEGIDAVVVSTPDHTHAPASMMAMENGKSVYCQKPLTHHVSEARAMNKFAAEHNLTTQMGIQVHSFYDYQLATHLIRNGIIGKVKAVRAWSPKNWGFDGPEPQGSDPVPSTLDWNLWLGTSSERPYKKGYYHTGNWRKVLDYGCGTLGDMGVHIFDTPYNALELDVPLTIKNKCRKPTGFGFPENNEVTYIFPGTAHTTDKLKWVWYDGPGAPEKHKDLKLPNGEELPAQGAMFIGEDGRRLLLPHFMQLPKLIVDNEYQELDLSGTEHLGQPVRDYASEGKKHYHQFVDACLGKDECSAPFSYASKLTETILLGTLAGRFPNKTLHWDAENARFAEEEVNELLDAPYREF, encoded by the coding sequence ATGAAAAAACGAACATTTCTAAAAAATACGGCTGCTTTGGCAGCGGCCTCCATGCTTCCAGGCTCAGTCTGGTCACTGGCCAAAGGCAATCGCCTTCGTACAGCCCACATAGGTATTTCCAATATGGGCATGGAAGACCTGAAGGCTATTTCCAGCCATGAACTGGTAGATGTAGTGGCACTTTGTGATGTGGACAGCAACGCCCTTGCGGCCGCAAAAGCCATGCACCCCAATGCCAAAACATATGCCGATTACCGCGAAATGTTCAAAGACATGAGTGAGGGAATCGACGCAGTGGTAGTTTCCACTCCGGATCACACCCATGCTCCTGCCTCCATGATGGCCATGGAAAACGGAAAATCTGTTTATTGCCAAAAACCCCTTACCCACCATGTCTCTGAAGCCAGGGCCATGAACAAATTTGCTGCAGAACATAACCTCACCACGCAGATGGGGATCCAGGTGCATTCATTTTATGATTATCAATTGGCCACTCATCTGATCAGAAATGGAATCATCGGTAAGGTGAAGGCCGTACGAGCTTGGTCACCTAAAAACTGGGGCTTTGATGGGCCAGAACCACAAGGATCTGATCCAGTTCCATCTACATTGGATTGGAATCTATGGCTTGGGACTTCTTCCGAACGTCCGTACAAGAAAGGCTATTACCACACAGGTAACTGGAGAAAAGTACTGGATTATGGCTGTGGCACATTAGGAGATATGGGCGTCCATATTTTTGACACACCGTACAACGCCCTGGAGCTCGATGTGCCATTGACCATCAAAAACAAATGCCGTAAGCCTACCGGTTTTGGATTTCCAGAAAACAACGAGGTCACCTATATTTTCCCTGGCACTGCCCATACCACCGATAAGCTAAAATGGGTATGGTACGATGGACCTGGCGCTCCAGAAAAACACAAAGACCTCAAACTGCCAAACGGGGAGGAACTGCCCGCCCAAGGTGCCATGTTTATCGGGGAAGATGGAAGGAGACTGTTATTGCCCCATTTTATGCAGCTCCCCAAGTTAATTGTTGACAACGAGTATCAAGAGCTTGACCTTAGCGGCACCGAGCATCTAGGCCAGCCAGTCAGGGACTATGCAAGTGAGGGCAAGAAGCACTACCACCAGTTTGTGGATGCCTGCCTTGGCAAGGATGAATGCAGTGCGCCGTTTAGCTATGCATCCAAGTTGACCGAAACGATTCTATTGGGCACCCTTGCCGGTCGCTTCCCGAACAAAACCCTGCACTGGGATGCTGAAAATGCCCGTTTTGCAGAAGAAGAGGTAAACGAACTCCTTGATGCGCCGTACAGGGAGTTTTAA
- a CDS encoding ATP-dependent DNA helicase, whose translation MAFTIKEYLYQEFSSRGLDTDNASFIHALEVALFSDKPLFLTGKAGTGKTTFLHTLRKLNQDKNMAVVAPTGVAAINAKGKTIHSFFKIDPRQLFLPGDPRLQPKKKEKGFNIFEQFQYRKKHRDLINRMDILVIDEVSMVRVELLDVIDQLLRVYRKKMHLPFGGVQMVFIGDPFQLPPVVRNTDWEYLSPHYNSRFFFSSNAFQALRPLHIELQKIYRQKDEQFKAILNRIRESEHTPADIQVLNATTKNYHFGLLDQEYILIGTHNATISEINRQKLAELKKEPRTYPAEIKDNFPLNMAPFDPVDLTLKIGAQVIFMRNNPDARYYNGMIGKVTKMNDDVIEVEDRRGFIYEVHRESWENIEFVYNEEEEHLESKVIGTFIQFPLKLAWAITVHKSQGLTFDRAILDISRSFEAGQAYVALSRCTTLGGLVLKSPLRDLSVKVSPESLNFSRQRLAAEQIEEELELARAMQLLKHAFRAFRKGQYEVAQQMFDEVMAIHDVTTYPKWQQFLRLKEPLEDRFFCRK comes from the coding sequence ATGGCTTTTACCATCAAGGAATACCTTTACCAAGAATTTTCGTCGAGAGGGCTGGACACTGACAATGCGTCTTTTATACATGCACTGGAAGTAGCACTCTTTTCGGATAAGCCGCTGTTTCTTACCGGTAAAGCAGGCACTGGGAAGACGACTTTTTTACATACCCTAAGGAAGCTGAACCAAGATAAAAATATGGCTGTAGTAGCACCTACTGGCGTAGCTGCTATCAATGCCAAGGGCAAAACGATCCATTCTTTCTTTAAGATCGATCCACGACAGCTGTTTTTGCCAGGAGATCCACGGCTGCAGCCCAAGAAAAAAGAGAAAGGGTTCAATATCTTCGAGCAGTTTCAGTACAGAAAGAAACACCGTGACCTGATCAATAGGATGGACATATTGGTCATTGATGAAGTTTCGATGGTACGGGTGGAGTTATTGGATGTTATTGACCAGCTGCTGAGAGTTTATCGCAAGAAGATGCATTTGCCCTTCGGTGGTGTACAGATGGTCTTTATAGGGGATCCTTTCCAGCTACCACCAGTGGTGAGAAATACGGATTGGGAGTACCTGTCCCCACATTATAATTCAAGGTTTTTCTTTAGTTCAAATGCTTTTCAAGCTTTACGGCCATTGCACATAGAGCTTCAAAAAATCTATCGGCAAAAGGATGAACAATTCAAAGCCATTCTTAACCGCATCAGGGAAAGTGAGCATACACCGGCCGATATCCAAGTGCTCAATGCCACCACCAAAAACTACCATTTTGGGCTGCTGGATCAAGAGTATATTTTGATCGGAACGCACAATGCCACCATTTCCGAAATCAACCGCCAAAAGCTAGCAGAACTCAAAAAAGAACCCCGTACCTATCCAGCAGAAATCAAGGACAATTTTCCCCTGAACATGGCTCCTTTTGATCCAGTGGACCTGACGTTAAAAATTGGTGCCCAAGTGATTTTTATGCGGAATAACCCCGATGCGCGCTATTATAACGGTATGATCGGCAAGGTCACTAAGATGAATGATGACGTGATAGAAGTGGAAGACCGAAGGGGGTTTATTTATGAAGTCCATCGGGAGTCGTGGGAAAACATAGAATTTGTCTATAACGAAGAGGAAGAACATTTGGAATCCAAAGTCATCGGTACTTTTATCCAGTTCCCATTAAAGCTTGCATGGGCCATCACCGTGCACAAGAGCCAAGGTCTTACGTTTGATCGGGCGATATTGGACATCAGCAGGTCATTTGAAGCGGGGCAGGCTTATGTCGCCCTCAGCAGGTGTACCACACTCGGTGGGCTGGTGCTCAAGTCCCCTCTTAGAGACCTTAGTGTAAAGGTCAGCCCAGAGAGCCTGAACTTTAGTCGTCAACGGCTCGCCGCCGAACAGATCGAGGAAGAACTTGAGCTGGCCAGGGCCATGCAGCTGCTCAAACATGCTTTCCGTGCCTTCAGAAAAGGTCAATATGAGGTCGCCCAACAGATGTTTGATGAGGTAATGGCGATCCATGATGTCACCACCTACCCAAAATGGCAGCAGTTTTTACGTTTGAAAGAGCCGCTTGAAGATCGATTTTTTTGCAGAAAATGA
- a CDS encoding META domain-containing protein codes for MKHLLYGSFLILLIFASCTTEKEVLPTGTFYAVLPCADCPGISYELQIKADSSYSEKMVYQERSEKVMEQTGKLTIQEGAVVALDKPKKEGMRLFTILGDSLQMLNYEGLPVDSPLAKRYHLSRTPPENFTMKLKEKSFTGFRATGNEPFWSLEMDFNKQMVFKPMEGEPLITPIPKPVRPQDVNAVSYRAETEKGTLHVTIFRTKCQDTMSGKEFGYKVRVSIKRGDESDFQDLSGCGDYQGDYRLNDIWALESINGQSLIEEGKSPNLEFNIMQSRFYGFGGCNRINGQFTIDKQQVTFSQTVSTEMACPNLDKEQVFLQKLNGKAYDFKINGLKLTLQNEHDVLVFRKID; via the coding sequence ATGAAACATTTACTTTACGGGAGTTTTTTAATTTTATTGATATTTGCCAGCTGTACTACAGAAAAAGAAGTACTGCCTACTGGGACTTTTTATGCTGTTTTACCATGTGCTGACTGTCCGGGGATCAGCTATGAATTACAGATAAAAGCTGATTCCAGTTATTCCGAAAAGATGGTTTATCAGGAAAGAAGTGAAAAAGTTATGGAGCAAACAGGAAAGCTGACCATACAAGAGGGAGCTGTTGTAGCCTTGGACAAACCTAAAAAAGAAGGAATGCGTCTGTTTACTATTTTAGGGGATAGCTTGCAAATGCTCAATTATGAAGGGCTTCCCGTTGATAGCCCTTTGGCAAAACGTTACCATCTTTCTCGGACACCACCTGAAAACTTCACCATGAAACTAAAGGAAAAGTCTTTTACAGGATTCAGGGCCACTGGAAATGAGCCATTCTGGTCATTAGAAATGGATTTTAACAAACAGATGGTCTTTAAACCAATGGAAGGAGAGCCCCTGATTACGCCTATTCCGAAGCCTGTGCGACCACAGGACGTCAATGCGGTAAGCTATCGAGCTGAAACAGAAAAAGGAACCCTTCACGTAACGATTTTCCGAACAAAATGCCAAGACACCATGTCTGGAAAGGAATTTGGCTACAAGGTACGCGTAAGCATCAAACGTGGAGATGAAAGTGATTTCCAAGATTTATCTGGATGTGGGGATTACCAAGGGGATTATCGGCTTAATGATATCTGGGCCTTGGAGAGCATCAATGGCCAATCACTGATCGAAGAAGGAAAATCACCCAACTTGGAGTTTAATATCATGCAGAGCCGATTTTATGGTTTTGGTGGCTGCAACAGAATAAATGGCCAATTTACCATCGATAAGCAACAGGTAACTTTTAGTCAAACAGTATCTACTGAGATGGCTTGTCCAAACCTAGACAAAGAGCAGGTGTTTCTGCAAAAACTAAATGGAAAAGCTTATGACTTTAAGATCAATGGGCTAAAGCTGACACTACAAAACGAGCATGATGTATTGGTATTTAGAAAAATAGACTGA
- a CDS encoding FKBP-type peptidyl-prolyl cis-trans isomerase, with the protein MIAEKNKVISVAYELHIDDGENGKEFKEKVTKEQAFAFLFGAGNTLPALEEAIAGKKPGDTFEVYIDYESAYGDYDESKVTIVPKSNFKEEGKKNKEMLKVGRVIAMQDDQGNRLRGEILKVDYKGVHMDFNSPLAGYDLYFEGEIIDIRDADPEEIDHGHVHGPGGHQH; encoded by the coding sequence ATGATCGCAGAAAAAAATAAAGTAATCAGTGTCGCCTACGAACTCCATATAGACGATGGGGAAAATGGTAAGGAATTTAAAGAAAAGGTGACCAAAGAACAGGCCTTTGCTTTCTTGTTTGGTGCAGGAAACACTTTACCGGCCCTAGAAGAAGCAATCGCTGGCAAAAAGCCTGGAGATACGTTTGAAGTATATATTGACTATGAAAGTGCCTATGGCGACTATGACGAAAGCAAAGTCACCATAGTTCCAAAATCCAACTTCAAGGAGGAGGGCAAGAAAAACAAGGAGATGCTGAAAGTGGGAAGGGTAATAGCGATGCAAGATGATCAAGGAAACAGACTCCGTGGCGAAATCCTAAAAGTCGATTACAAAGGTGTTCATATGGACTTTAATTCTCCATTGGCCGGCTATGATCTGTACTTTGAAGGGGAAATCATCGATATCCGAGATGCTGATCCAGAAGAAATAGACCACGGTCATGTCCACGGTCCCGGAGGGCATCAGCATTAA